A genomic segment from Deinococcus humi encodes:
- a CDS encoding aldo/keto reductase: MEYRHLGRTGLKVSPLCLGTMNFGPETTEQDSYRIMDMALERGVNFFDTANVYGRKPGEGVTEQIVGRWLEKNPGNRDKIVLATKVYGKMGDGPNDQKLSAYHIRKACEDSLRRLKTDHIDLYQMHHIDRATPWEEVWQAMEGLVREGKVLYVGSSNFAGWNIAQANTLAAQRHFMGLVSEQSLYNLSARTIELEVIPACQALGLGLIPWSPLGGGLLGGALQKASEGRRASENMQKQIDQHRPQLERYEALCRELGESPADVALAWLLHQPAVTAPIIGPRTVEQLEGALGALDIKLTDEILNKLDEIWPGPGGQAPEAYAW; the protein is encoded by the coding sequence ATGGAGTACCGTCACCTGGGCCGCACCGGCCTGAAAGTCAGCCCACTCTGCCTGGGCACCATGAACTTCGGCCCTGAAACCACCGAGCAGGACAGCTACCGGATTATGGACATGGCGCTGGAGCGGGGGGTCAACTTCTTTGATACCGCCAACGTGTACGGACGCAAACCCGGCGAGGGCGTGACCGAGCAGATCGTGGGCCGCTGGCTGGAAAAGAATCCTGGCAACCGCGACAAGATCGTGCTGGCGACCAAGGTCTACGGCAAGATGGGCGACGGCCCCAACGATCAGAAGCTCTCGGCGTATCACATCCGCAAGGCGTGCGAGGACAGCCTGCGCCGCCTGAAGACCGATCACATCGACCTGTACCAGATGCACCACATTGACCGCGCCACCCCCTGGGAGGAGGTCTGGCAGGCGATGGAGGGGCTGGTGCGCGAGGGCAAGGTGCTGTACGTCGGCAGCAGCAATTTCGCGGGCTGGAACATCGCGCAGGCCAACACCCTGGCCGCCCAGCGCCACTTCATGGGCCTGGTGTCCGAGCAGAGCCTGTACAACCTGTCGGCGCGCACCATCGAACTGGAGGTCATTCCGGCGTGTCAGGCGCTGGGCCTGGGCCTGATTCCCTGGAGCCCACTGGGTGGCGGTCTGCTGGGCGGCGCACTACAAAAAGCCAGCGAGGGCCGCCGCGCCAGCGAGAACATGCAAAAACAGATCGACCAGCACCGCCCCCAACTGGAGCGGTACGAGGCGCTGTGCAGGGAGCTTGGCGAGTCGCCGGCGGACGTGGCCCTGGCGTGGCTGCTGCACCAGCCTGCCGTGACGGCCCCGATTATCGGCCCACGCACGGTAGAGCAGCTGGAAGGCGCACTGGGGGCGCTGGACATCAAGCTGACGGATGAGATCCTGAACAAACTGGACGAGATCTGGCCTGGCCCCGGCGGGCAGGCCCCGGAAGCCTACGCGTGGTAA
- a CDS encoding winged helix-turn-helix transcriptional regulator: MNTKLSSPGPSAVAEKGFCPVYRAIGVLQEKWVLHIVRSLLDGEKGFNELARAVGGCNSATLTQRLEHLETLNIISKRTEDTHGKLARSVYTLTPVGLELQSVINAIDTWGRAHLLEHQDDVTGVSGC; the protein is encoded by the coding sequence ATGAACACGAAACTCTCCTCTCCCGGCCCCTCTGCCGTTGCAGAGAAGGGCTTCTGTCCGGTGTACCGGGCCATCGGCGTCCTGCAGGAGAAGTGGGTGCTGCATATCGTCCGCTCTCTTCTAGACGGCGAGAAGGGCTTTAATGAGCTGGCCCGCGCAGTGGGCGGCTGCAACAGCGCCACGCTGACCCAGCGACTGGAACACCTGGAAACGCTGAACATCATCAGCAAGCGCACCGAGGATACGCACGGCAAGCTGGCGCGCAGTGTTTACACCCTGACCCCAGTGGGCCTGGAACTTCAGAGCGTGATCAACGCGATCGACACCTGGGGACGCGCCCATCTGCTCGAGCACCAGGATGATGTGACAGGCGTGTCGGGCTGCTGA
- a CDS encoding nitroreductase family protein: MTATLTQPLTVAEAIETRRSIRKFVQEPMNQGDLREILRLASLAPSAWNAQTWRFAVVQTPEIKEQLQAAAYGQAQIGNAPAVIVVYSDMEDTLNTVEETAHPGMGEQGRAGQRKTFEGAFGGQDVAQRGQWGLSQANIAFGFLMLAARGLGYDTVPMLGFQPDKVRELLGLPEHVQFAGLLPIGKRAEDGFPHHRHNVERITTFY; encoded by the coding sequence ATGACTGCTACCCTGACCCAGCCCCTGACCGTTGCCGAAGCCATCGAAACCCGCCGCAGCATTCGCAAATTCGTGCAGGAGCCCATGAATCAGGGCGATCTGCGCGAAATCCTGCGTCTGGCCAGCCTGGCCCCCAGCGCCTGGAACGCCCAGACCTGGCGCTTCGCCGTGGTGCAGACCCCTGAGATCAAGGAGCAATTGCAGGCCGCCGCCTACGGCCAGGCTCAGATCGGCAATGCACCCGCCGTGATCGTGGTCTACAGCGACATGGAAGACACGCTGAACACTGTGGAAGAAACGGCTCACCCCGGGATGGGAGAGCAGGGCCGCGCCGGACAGCGCAAAACCTTCGAGGGCGCTTTTGGGGGCCAGGATGTCGCTCAGCGCGGTCAGTGGGGGCTGAGTCAGGCCAACATCGCCTTCGGTTTCCTGATGCTGGCGGCGCGCGGCCTGGGCTACGACACCGTGCCCATGTTGGGCTTCCAGCCCGATAAAGTGCGCGAACTACTGGGTCTGCCCGAACACGTCCAGTTCGCTGGCCTGCTGCCCATCGGTAAGCGCGCGGAGGATGGCTTTCCTCACCACCGCCACAACGTCGAGCGCATCACCACCTTCTACTGA